A genomic region of Halomonas aestuarii contains the following coding sequences:
- a CDS encoding symmetrical bis(5'-nucleosyl)-tetraphosphatase: MTTYAIGDLQGCHEEFVALLERLDFDPRRDRLWLVGDLVNRGPGSLACLREVMALGEAATTVLGNHDLHLLAVARGGARENRKDTLAPILSAPDRERLLDWLQSRPLLVRRASPAHGETVMTHAGLLPQWSVDQAAMLADEAEARLAGEGAGAFLEEMYGNEPACWRDDLDGIDRLRMIINAFTRMRFIDGAGCLDFAAKEGLDSAPPGFAPWFQYPRHDDPWLLFGHWAALQGETPASRVRAEALDTGCVWGSRLTALDLESGQRTSVPSRQR, encoded by the coding sequence ATGACCACCTATGCCATCGGCGACCTCCAGGGTTGCCACGAGGAGTTCGTCGCGCTGCTCGAGCGGCTCGACTTCGACCCGCGCCGCGACCGGCTGTGGCTCGTCGGCGACCTGGTCAACCGCGGCCCGGGGTCGCTTGCCTGCCTGCGCGAGGTGATGGCACTGGGCGAGGCCGCCACCACCGTGCTCGGCAATCACGACCTTCACCTGCTGGCGGTGGCGCGGGGCGGCGCCCGGGAGAACCGCAAGGACACCCTCGCGCCGATCCTCTCCGCCCCGGACCGCGAGCGCCTGCTGGACTGGCTGCAGTCGCGGCCGCTGCTGGTGCGCCGGGCGTCGCCGGCCCACGGCGAGACCGTCATGACCCACGCCGGCCTGCTGCCGCAGTGGTCGGTCGACCAGGCCGCTATGCTTGCCGACGAGGCCGAGGCCCGGCTGGCCGGCGAGGGCGCCGGCGCCTTCCTGGAGGAGATGTACGGCAACGAGCCGGCCTGCTGGCGCGACGACCTCGACGGCATCGATCGGCTGAGGATGATCATCAACGCCTTCACCCGCATGCGCTTCATCGACGGCGCGGGGTGTCTCGACTTCGCCGCCAAGGAGGGGCTCGACAGCGCGCCCCCCGGTTTCGCTCCCTGGTTCCAGTATCCGCGCCACGACGATCCCTGGCTGCTGTTCGGCCACTGGGCCGCGCTGCAGGGCGAGACGCCGGCGAGCCGGGTGCGCGCCGAGGCGCTGGACACCGGCTGCGTCTGGGGCAGCCGCCTGACCGCCCTGGACCTCGAGAGCGGCCAGCGCACCAGCGTGCCCAGCCGCCAGCGTTGA
- the rsmA gene encoding 16S rRNA (adenine(1518)-N(6)/adenine(1519)-N(6))-dimethyltransferase RsmA: protein MASRPPVHRARKRFGQNFLRDPGVISRIVRAIGPRPGDRLVEIGPGQGALTEPLLDAAGGHLEVIELDRDLIPGLRVQFFDKPGFIIHEGDALKVDFRALRGGGPALRVVGNLPYNISTPLIAHLLQAGDAVADMHFMLQKEVVERLAAAPGGPDWGRLSVMAQYHCRVDALFTVPPEAFVPRPKVESAIVRLTPHESLPHPALDEGLLFTLVREAFGQRRKTLRNNLKGRIDAAALEALGIDPGRRPQTLGVEEFVRIANHLAAAGKGEAS from the coding sequence ATGGCATCCCGCCCCCCGGTTCACCGGGCCCGCAAGCGCTTCGGCCAGAACTTCCTGCGCGACCCCGGCGTCATCTCGCGCATCGTGCGCGCCATCGGTCCCCGTCCCGGCGACCGGCTGGTGGAGATCGGCCCCGGCCAGGGGGCCCTGACCGAGCCGCTGCTCGATGCCGCCGGCGGCCACCTCGAAGTGATCGAGCTCGACCGCGACCTGATTCCCGGACTGCGAGTGCAGTTCTTCGACAAGCCGGGCTTCATCATCCACGAGGGCGACGCCCTGAAGGTGGACTTCCGCGCCCTGCGGGGCGGCGGCCCGGCGCTGCGGGTGGTGGGCAACCTGCCCTACAACATCTCCACGCCGCTGATCGCCCACCTCCTGCAGGCCGGCGATGCCGTGGCCGACATGCACTTCATGCTGCAGAAGGAGGTGGTCGAGCGCCTGGCGGCCGCCCCGGGTGGTCCCGACTGGGGGCGCCTGTCGGTGATGGCCCAGTACCACTGCCGCGTCGACGCCCTGTTCACGGTGCCGCCGGAGGCCTTCGTGCCACGTCCCAAGGTGGAGTCGGCCATCGTGCGCCTCACCCCCCACGAGAGCCTGCCCCATCCGGCCCTCGACGAGGGGCTGCTCTTCACCCTGGTGCGGGAGGCCTTCGGCCAGCGGCGCAAGACGCTGCGCAACAACCTCAAGGGACGCATCGACGCCGCGGCCCTCGAGGCGCTGGGCATCGACCCGGGCCGTCGTCCCCAGACCCTCGGCGTCGAGGAATTCGTGCGTATCGCCAACCACCTGGCCGCGGCCGGGAAAGGAGAGGCCTCATGA
- the apaG gene encoding Co2+/Mg2+ efflux protein ApaG — protein sequence MTLTAPEGLDSDIRVDVAPDFRLDESDPDEQRFVFSYTVTVHNGSDHSVQLLARYWKITQGSGKVQEVRGKGVVGQQPLIAPGQTFRYTSRAILDGPVGVMEGAYTCVDTASQRPFEVAIPPFRLAGPNQVH from the coding sequence ATGACCCTGACGGCCCCGGAAGGGCTCGACAGCGATATCCGCGTCGACGTGGCGCCGGACTTTCGCCTGGACGAGTCCGACCCCGACGAGCAGCGCTTCGTCTTCAGCTATACCGTCACCGTGCACAACGGCTCCGACCACAGCGTCCAGCTGCTCGCCCGCTACTGGAAGATCACCCAAGGCAGCGGCAAGGTGCAGGAGGTGCGCGGCAAGGGGGTGGTGGGCCAGCAGCCGCTGATCGCCCCCGGCCAGACCTTCCGCTACACCAGCCGCGCGATCCTCGACGGCCCGGTGGGGGTGATGGAGGGCGCCTACACCTGCGTCGACACCGCCAGCCAGCGCCCCTTCGAGGTGGCCATCCCGCCCTTCCGGCTGGCCGGGCCCAACCAGGTGCACTAG
- the glpE gene encoding thiosulfate sulfurtransferase GlpE: MTTFQHLDIPTLAGWLEGDQALTLVDIRDPQSFAQGHIPGSRRLDNDTVGAFIEEASREAPLVVVCYHGHSSQQAAAWLAGQGFAEVYSLDGGFTDWQHRHPDRVES, encoded by the coding sequence ATGACGACCTTCCAGCATCTCGATATCCCGACCCTGGCCGGCTGGCTCGAAGGCGACCAGGCCCTCACCCTGGTCGATATCCGCGACCCGCAGAGTTTCGCCCAGGGCCATATCCCCGGCAGCCGACGCCTGGACAACGACACGGTCGGAGCCTTCATCGAGGAGGCCTCGCGCGAGGCGCCCCTGGTGGTGGTCTGCTATCACGGCCACTCCAGCCAGCAGGCGGCGGCCTGGCTGGCCGGCCAGGGCTTCGCCGAGGTCTACAGCCTCGATGGCGGCTTCACCGACTGGCAGCACCGCCATCCCGATCGCGTGGAGTCGTGA